In the bacterium genome, one interval contains:
- a CDS encoding ATP-binding cassette domain-containing protein → MKVEARNISIVFNDHYLIKKKNFDLQDKQSVLLQGNNGSGKTTLIKVLAGIKSLDGGELRYYLNGSNIDKSTFQKKLGLCLGSQFLCLDMTLEENLKLYHSDFQDDAHVQHLLEKFILKHKLSQSLGTFSKGELQKAALCRALLFDPQTVFLDEPFDGLDQGAQDQLLQWIVDQKHKKTLLLCTHMQVLAHDFFEQVWSLD, encoded by the coding sequence ATGAAGGTTGAAGCTAGAAATATTTCTATTGTTTTTAATGATCACTACTTAATCAAGAAAAAAAACTTTGACTTGCAGGATAAACAAAGTGTTTTATTGCAAGGGAACAATGGTTCAGGAAAAACAACGCTAATCAAAGTTTTGGCAGGTATTAAAAGTTTGGATGGTGGTGAGCTTCGTTATTATTTAAACGGCTCTAACATTGATAAAAGTACCTTTCAAAAAAAACTTGGGCTGTGTTTAGGTTCGCAGTTTTTATGTCTGGACATGACTTTAGAAGAAAATTTAAAATTGTATCACTCAGATTTTCAGGATGATGCGCATGTTCAACATTTATTAGAGAAGTTTATCTTAAAGCACAAGCTCAGCCAAAGCTTAGGGACTTTTTCAAAAGGTGAATTGCAAAAAGCAGCTTTGTGTAGAGCTTTGTTGTTTGATCCACAAACTGTATTTTTAGATGAACCGTTTGATGGTTTGGATCAGGGCGCTCAAGACCAACTTTTACAGTGGATTGTAGATCAGAAGCATAAAAAAACCTTACTCCTTTGTACGCATATGCAAGTATTGGCGCATGATTTTTTTGAGCAAGTATGGAGTTTAGATTAA